From the Chelonoidis abingdonii isolate Lonesome George chromosome 4, CheloAbing_2.0, whole genome shotgun sequence genome, the window ACTGCCACAGATTTTGTAGCTGGTTAGAAATGGAAGCAACTTTACGTTTATGGATAGGTCAAGTTTACAGCCTCTCTTGTACTTTTCTTCCTACTTTTACTTTGTTGGTTATATAACTCCTCTCCCGTGAAGGTAACAAAATTGAGTATTATGAACTAAACTATCAGCAAATGTAGCTATATAGTAATCAAGCCCTGTGTAATTGCCATCCTTGTAATATTTCTAGAAGGGCCTCTGTAATCATCAGTGACCCTATAAAGAATAAATCCCAGCaatgtaaatatataaattatTATACATTTAATTCCAGTTATTTAAAGCACCAAAGGACAATGGCCCTGTGTAAAGTCCAAGTAAATGGCTTTGTGCAGAGAAGCTCCGCCATGCTTAGAAAAGGGAGAATCTTCCCCGGGGCCCATAGAAGCTGCAGCCATTCTGCATGGTTTGCAGAAGCTTCCCCTTACACTAAGGGTAGTTCATGGACCCACTGGCTATACCCTCCTTCAATCCTAATCTCCATTTCTGTGGAGAGAACTGCCATGCACCAAGACATACAGGGCTTTCAGATTCCTCCTGCACAGTTCCTCTTCAGTATTCTCCATGTGTTCTGAAACTGGCAGTTCCACTGCTTTCGGGGGGCTTTTGTGGCCAAGTGGGGGAAGTTGGGAAAGGGGCAGAATTTCCCCTTGCCTAAATGACTGCCAAGCCCTCCAGAGCATTTTTTCACAGCTGTCAGTATGGATCCCTTAATgtattaaatgaaataaaatccagCATTTGATATTTCACTTCCAAATAACAGATTTTTGAGCTGCTATTTTGCAGTGAGcttagtttgtatttttttaaaatgtatcttagtATTGGCAAAACCTTTTCAGGGTACACTGACTATATTAACTATAGGCAAAATCCTGCCCCTGACTTAATGAGTTATGCGACATGCTGGAGTTGGCAGAGAAAAGGATGCTAAGCATACATCTGCCACTAGAGCAGGCCAGGGTGGATTAGGGTGGGAATAGGTAACATGCTGCTAGGTGAACTGTGCTACTGCTCTGAAAAAGGAGTCATACTTAGCCCCAGCTACCAGTATATATGTTAGCTGGCTGGGTGagtgtggtggggcagggcatTCCCTGTAGCCGGTAAGCATATTCTCTCTAGGAACTACAAAGTAAAATCCTGTCTTGATGTTTGGTGAGAAACAAGCTCCCTGTGCCCTTACCTCACAGAATACTCATGAAGCACAGGGCTCTATCTTGTCCTATATGTTTAGAAGTGGGCTGATGGGCTTTTCATCTTTCAAGGCCTGAGTTCTGAGACCTCCATTCCATGCATTGCTGGGCATTTGTGATCATTAACTATAGCAAGGGAAACACTGATGTTGGTCTTTAAAAGTAGTTCCATTCACCTTCCATTTTTTGGATAAAAGTGTGTGGGAACTACCTTAGCTATTGCCTCCTCTTTGTTAGAATTCAGCTGCCAGAACTAGCTGAGGCCCACTGTACTTTCATTTAGTTTGACCTCCTCCTTGAACTACCCTTACTTATCCCTGTTCTAATTGCCACACCGCCCCCTTTCCAAATCACAGGCATAATCCTACAGTCCTAATTTGGGCAAAAAGCCCATGCTCCCTATAACTGCAGTAGCATTTGTGGCAGTGACTGAACTGTAATGTGCTATAAAACCAcattcttctctccttccctaaAGTAGAACTTAGGCAACTTATACTACAGTCTCCCTATCTGCCAGCAAGTGACCTTTTCCACAGTGAATTGTACATTTTCCCCAGAACTCTAAAGGACATGAATTCTAGTAGCAATATCAACATGAGAATGAAGAGCTGCCAGAGGGTAATTATTTCAATCTCTTAAAAATGAGTTAGTGGCAAAGAACTGGTACATACCTCCCACTACTGTTTGatataatgatttttttctttgtttcacctaaaatatttttgcacattTCATTTCAGTGACAAAATGAACCTTCCAAAAATAAATGGGAGGAATGAGTAGCAATTACAGTCCAATTGATTTCTGGTCATTCGGGTATAAAATAACTATTTGCTTTCTTATGGGCCTGATCTTGTGAATTGCTGAATgccaactcctgttgacttctgttagagttgaggatgctcagcagctTGCAGAATTAGGCTGATAAAGTACACACTGTCATTCCAAATGTCTTTTGGTTCATCTATGCTTCCACTGTAACAGTCAGGGGACCTGGTTACTATATTGATAAAAGCTGTAGTACTTAAGCATGTCCCTGTGTTTAACTGTTAAAAGCTGTGGATGGCCCTTACTGTTACTGGAGCTTTTAGTACAATGCCTAATCCTTTCATGTATCTCTTTGGTGCAAATGCAAGGAAACTAGCTAGTGAACAAATGAATCTTAAGGAATACTTAAGTCACCACAATATACATAAACACCCAATCTGTACTTTTCTGGCCTCCTACCTGAACTCCCCTTCCCCTGAAAGACAAACACACAAATCTCTTtgggaaaaataaattaaataagggGGAACTTGGATTGTGTAATGACTCATACTACCTGGGTTTCCTGTAGGATGCTGTCTAAAGCAGAGGAGTTTGTGTAATCACAATCACAGCAGGCTCTATAGTCTGATGCTTTAAatcatttgtctttattttaataGAGTCAGATATCCCTTTAAGACAAAAATATATAGAAGTTTATTATCTCTAGGTACTGTATGTTAACTTAGTGGCTACTCCATTCaagttttgttttctattttgacTTTCATTCCATCCATTGTCACTAACAGTGTCTCTTAAGAGTAACAATGACAAACCTCTAGTACTTGCAATCTTTCCTGTATAGTATAGCTGTTTTTTGTTAGCCAGTCACTTTCCAAGATGCTCAGCATGCATGCCAGATAATCATGGGAATGACTTTCTCCCTTTGCAAAAGTTCACTGAGGGGAAAATTATATTCAGAAATTAGTGTGTGGGTGATGCATAAAGCTAGCACAAGAGAGTGTTCTGAACTGCAAGGCTCAGATATTGACCTGAACGTTCTCAAAGATTCATGGTATCTGGAGCCTCTGTTTTGGTTAGGGTCCATCTCTCATTAGTGCTGGAGACTGTGCAGTGCAAAACTTGAGCTTGAATATAACAAAGGCTTTAACTGAAATGCTGAAATAAAGAAACCCTACTTATATACAAATGGGTATATGATGATTCAAATGTTTTGCTTCTTAGGCCTTCATCAATATCCTTATCCAGTGCAAATGTTGGCTTATATGATCTATAAGTTTTACTGTCTACTACTTCCATTCCTCCTGCATATGGGTAACTTAGATCTTGGGCTGGTCCAGCCATTTTCATGCAAGtgaaactctcattgaagtcagtggaggtttTGCCTGTGTGTGGACTGAAGGAATGGGTCCACTGTGAGGATATTTACAGTTGCTGGttattttatttggaaaatgaATGTGTTGTGGCCACCATGCAGACCTGTATCCCTTCCTAGAGATATTATAGCAACTGCTGTGATGGGTGGAGAGCACATGGTCTCGAAAGCAATATCACGAACAGGCTGCCCGTAAGAGGTGTTGACCATCCACAACTCTCAAAAGGAATTTAACTACctccagtgggagttgcaggtgttAGCCTCCTTTCAGAATCCGTTCATCTGTGAACTGCCCAGTGTATAGGGTGCTCTAACAGCAGGACAGTTTGCATCTTCCCCCAAAGATACAATGTTGGTGGGCCTTGTCTTCCCATGTATGGAGAATGGGAGTCATTTGGGGTCTCAAACCCCTATCTACTGCATGGCAGAGCAAGGTCATGATAATTTGACACTGGGGAAgtcagcctttttttaaaaagctgtttcaCACCCCCTGTGCTTCCACCTGCCTGAAAGAATCCCAGAAGTAGGTTGCTTGGAAATCTTCCCTGGCCAGAGCAAGGTTCCAAAGTCTTCCACTGATTTCCCCCTTGAATTAGCCCAGACACAAGCTGTTATGATTTTCAACTGCTTTCCTACAAGTATCAAGTCCAACAAATAAAGGAAATCACCAGCAGTGCTTAGGCACACGTAGTGAACTTCTGAATCTGTGAACCGTTGGCTGCTAATCTAAAATCTTGGAGCAATACCACAAAGAAATGAAAATCTGTAAATCAACTAAAGATAGAACATTCAGTGAATCCAATAAGAAGACATTTAACAACTCAAGATTTAGTCTATGGTATAATTCATTTATGTTTTTCCCAGAGCTTATTAGTTACCATTTTGAGAAGCAATTGTTGAGTCCTCCAGACTCTCTTGCCCTGTATTTGTCCCCGTTTCTTCCCCTTGCCCTCCCCCGTGAAATCTtgtaagccatttttttttttctttttgctcagGCATCCAAGAACATAAGTTTTGGCAGAACAGCTAATACCCTTGTAACAGTCATTTGTATATAAAggtgtaattatttattttttcccatttgtacCATATCAAGGCTTTGTACAATGTTTTATGTTctgttttcaaattattttatattttatttttataaactggttctaaataaaatattcattcagCATGCAAAACTGCAATCCTTGACTGCCTATGAATGATGAGTTTACTGTTTTTATAAAGCTCCTAACCAATTATTTTTATAGCCTATTTCTTGATTGTTGTAACTCTGAACTTATaaatggagagaagcagcaccAATTGTGTTATGACATACTTTTTTGTTACACAGAAACTACACAGTGGAAATGTGTTGGTATTAGAGCAAGCAACAGTGAGATGTTCATGTTGCAAACTGGAATGGTTGAACCAAAGAGCTCCTACTGATTCAGCAGCCTCATACTCCTTATTACAGTGGAAAGGGTAGACACTTTAGCTTTGCTCTATTTcttgccccactccctccatccaACCAAGCAATGATTCTGCTACAGGTCAGGTTCAGTGTAGTAAAAATATGGCAGATTCCAAATATGacattctgaggcctggtctacactaggaagttaggtcaatataactatgtcattcagaggtgtgaaaaatccacacccctaggCGACACAGTTAAACCgatctaacccccagtgtagatggtGCTAGGTGGAtaggagaattcttctgttggcctagctactgcctctcagggattTGGATTACCTGTGCCATCAGGAGGacccctcccatcactgtaggtagtgtcttcattgaagcgctacagtggcatagctgcagtggtgcagctgtgttgCTGAAGCAGTTTATGTGTAGACACAACAGTCCCCTTGGTTACCTTCCCGCCAGTCAAAAAGATCTCTCTGGTTAGTGTCTTCATAGAGTGATGTCAATTATTCTCTGTGAGATAGCTTGCTCGGTAAGATGGTCCTGGCCTTGCAGCCCCATGAGGAGACCAGCCTCATTTGTGTACAATATATCTGAGCTGCAGCAATTACGGAAGTGAAGGAAATAAGGCTCTTGTAGAATCCAGACAATTTTCAGTACCAGTGTTAGTAAGTCACAGGTTGGTCTGATTAATGTTACTTCTGTTATTCGGAGAAGATTTTCCTCCTTTCATCTCTCTCTGGTAAAACAGGTGCAGATAGGCTTAATTCCCTTCAGTGGTTATATTTACCAGTAACATATGTGCATTTCTCATTCCCTATATGCTATATGTCTGGTTTGTTACATGGCAAAAAGCAATATTTTTGGTGAAGTCCACAGCAGCAGGGAACAATTCCATCAGCACTATTACAGCTATACCACCACCTGTGTATGCTATGCCAGTGCTATGCTAGGTAATGGTAACAAAAATTAAGAGGCCAGTCCtgaccccattaaagtcaatagcaataCTCCACTGGCTTCCACAGTAGCTGGAACAGGCCCTCACCTATTTTCTTTTATGCAAATAATCTCAAGCCACTTTACACGATAGGAAGCATAAATCCGGAATTCATTTACACAGTAATAATCCCAGAAAATGATGTCTTGGTTTAAAAACAGGAAGGAATTTAGTGGCGTGCTTCAGGAGGGAGAAGTTTCCCAGGCAGGCCTGCTGAAAGGAAAATCTTGGATGCTGTATATTAGATCAGATGAGCACATAAAGGAATGACCACTCAGGCGTATGATGATGGGTCAAAATAGCAATTCTATACACTTTGTACTGGAGCCAATTTACAGATCTTTCACTGCTCAAAAACTTGGTTTAAAAGTGGATCATATCACAATCTGATCCCTGATTTATGTAAGTAAATGACATAACTACTATAGCGTCTCTCAGTATGCCTTGGTCATGATCACACTTGAGGTACTTGTCCACCTACTGTTCCTAGAGTCTCAGGAATTCCACAGCACTTGATCTACAAACATTAGCTGCTTCTGAATTGAAAAATCCAATTGCTCATAGCAGGGACTTAAACTTCAGGGTGATAAAGGCTCAAGCTAGGCTCTACCAAGCAATGTTGCCACAGAGCAAATGCAGCAATTCAACAATTGGAGAAATGGCCTCAAAAGAATGTTGAACAGTTAAGAAGTGGCTGCTATAGTCTGGACAAGCTGGCAGTCACTGCCCAGAATGATTAGGTGAGCTTTAGAGCACAACATTTCACTAATCTAACTGAATGTTACAGAAGCATTAATCACTACTTGTTCTAAGAGAACAGAAGAGGCAGGAAGGCTGCTTTTCAGTTAAAGGAAATACAACTTGATGAAGCCTACATCTCAATGAGTGGAATCTGAATAGGCGACCCCCCAGCATGTTGATATGTGCACATCAGGCCAAAGAGGAATCCTATGCTATTCCCAAGCAATAGAAAGCTTTTAATATCACAGGCATCAGGAACTAGTTTTGGACTGGATCAATTTTAAGAAAACCTGGTAAGTGATTAGTAAAATAGTTGTACCAATCACCTGCAACAACTACTTTTGTGAAGTAAAACTTCTCAGAAGCCAGACTATCCCTAGCCTGTATTAATGCCCATTGTAGATGTACTGTATGCTTGTGTTACAGTATAATCTTGCACACTGTACACAGACTAGGGCAATGAGGAAGAACACATCCCAGCAATATTACTACTGCAGGTTTGCTTTTAATTAGAGAGCAGCTGctagattaaaaatatatatatacatgcgCTGAAGTTAATATAAAGAATAAAAGGGAATCTTTTCATCAGAAGTGAAGGGAAACTAATGTGTTGGAGAAAGTAACGCAATAGTTTCCAAAGGTGATGACAAAAGAACCCTACTTTTGTATTTGTGATCCTAGAATCTCATACTGATAGAACACCCCTAAGCTCCAAAGTCTAAACTACTTCAACCATGCTGCCAGCAAGTAGCACACATCTTTGTGCTGGTGTAGGGTAACAGTCCATCCTTGTCTCAACTTTtggtttctttccttctgttGTAGAAAGTAAAGTAACTGCTAACAGTAACTATCGTGGGGGATAGAAGGTTAGGTAAGTGCCTCCTCCCCCTACTTCTGTATAATACTAGCTGGAAAAAATGTCGATGGGAGTATTTAATTTTGACACTGTATGCTCTTGccgatttttaatttttcagatatTTCCTTTCAGTCATCTGGATAGTTTGTTTGAGATTCATTCTTCAGCAATACCTGAGGAGCTGCCAACTAAAATCACAGAGCTCTCAACATGATCAGGCCCCCTTCTACGCAGCTAGTCCCAAATGCTGGTTGTGGGAACTCTGTACAGGCTATGCAACTGAGATTTGCTCAACTTGCTCACCTGGAGTTGCAGTTTCACAGGCTGTAATAAGGGGATGTTATTTTGGAGCCCGAGGAAAAATCCTTGCACCACTCCCAACTGCTGGAAGCTGTTAATATCCTCTCAGCTTTATCACAGTTTCAAGCAAATGGCTTCATCATTACCGCAGGATTAACAGAAAGGTATCTCCTTAAAGTGCAGTACTACTGTCACAACTCATTGTAAAAACGATGTCTTACTTAACAGAGCCACATGCTTTCTCAGCTAAGAGTGGAGAGAGCTGGACTCTGGGTATGTGTACAGAGCAGGCATATGTACAAGTCACAATTTAAGAAGAACTGTTAAATAGCAATAGTTTTCCCTATTTTGATATTCAAACTAAATACATTGTCATCTGCATTTAGTTTGAATATCAGGAGAAGTAATGGTTCTCCTTGGCTCTTATTTGCTCCTGGGGTGGCATTTAGGAAGTGTTTTCTCCTCAGACTCTCCTTGcccccatcctttctcttccctcagaATGTAGTATGGAACCATCTTTTtcttctatgtttgtacagtccctagcacaatgtggtcctgatccatgactggggttcctaagTGCTATGATATAATGATAAGGGAATGGAAGATCTTCTACCACTTCCACCCAAACAGAGGCCCAGCAGATGGAACTCTTTCAAGAGCCAGGAGAGAGCACTTGCTCTTCCCCAACCTAAGCCAAACCCTAACCAGTATACTCTGAGAAGTAAGTCTATTGTCAGTTCTGGACAATACAGGACATGGGGTTTTTTTCTACCTCTTTCAAATAGTGTGACTTTTGTCCCCAGAAAGCACGCTGGCTCTGTTGAAGACAGAACCTGGTgctaagctataccagcaaagatTGTTCCATATTGAGAGCAGGCATCACTCactagaaatgattttttttttgctatatttctcttttttttaaattatatgacAAATAGTCTCCACTTTCATTGCAGTTAAGCAAAATGCTTCTGCAGGGAAGGTGCATCTGAAGAGCTGGAAATGAACAGTGATCAGATCGATCAATGCTGGATGAAATCTGAGCAGCACGTTCCTGGATCAGCAGCTCTGTGGCCTAGCTCTATCCCGTCCCCCCAGGAGGTAAAGTTGCCAAACTCTTGCAATACCTTGCACAgctcagattttcttttaaagtctttttaaaaatacaataaaaatagcaGATACTAAATTTAAAGTCAACTATTTTTTcagttggatttaaaaaaaatacatacctTGCGTAACTAACAGATTCTGCTTCAGTTATTAAATAACTGTAACATTACCTTTGCACCCCACTCCATCATGCCTTTTATGTTCAAAAAGTCACACTAACCCAAAGAGGATACAGACAAGAGTCTTAGTCaaaataaattggatttttttttttttttttttttttgaaagaagggggtgaagaaaacagaagagagacattaaccAACTGCAACAGTTAGTGTTAACAAATGGGAGATTGGTAGTTAGTGTCAAATGCCACCTAATGTGAAACTTTccccactggggaaaaaaaagcaggagGCAAGTCCAATGTGCTCCATTATAGTCGCAGGGTGGAGCAGCGCATACAACAGGACCTCTAACATCGGTCACTTTACACATATTCAAGttttaaacatctgcaaaacagaAATAGTAGCAGCCATTTGGATGTTCTTTCTTAATGGTTCTCAGAGGTGGTCTAGGAAATTCTGAAGGGCCTGGTTCTTGAGACATAGAgctggaactgcagctgctgcttctgctacTGCTTCCAGCCACCTGTGCTCTGCCTCTGTCCTCAGCTGGGGAGATCTGGGGCGACCCAGGACTCAGGTACCCTGCTGTGGTCTGAGTAGAGGTGGTGGCATAGGTGGTTGGGCCAGTGTTGTTTTTCACATAAACATTTTTGATAGCCACCAGTGTGTGTGCCATAATACTGAGGCTGTTGCTGAGATCTTGCATGCCTTGCTGCAGCAGCCGAAGGTTGTGGTTGACACTGTCAAAGCCAGACTGGATCACCTGCATCTGGTTCTGCTGGATCTGCATTAGGTCCTCTTCAGTAATTTCATTTTGGTCTGTCTGAGACCGgccttttgttttggcttttacTTTCCCAGACAAGCCACCCCCAGCTGTTCCCAGAAATGGCAGTTGCTCTTGGCTAGGTGGAACCACAGCCATGTCCTCAGAACTTTCTTCTGGCTCTACTACCTTCACTACTATTTCCTCTTTTAAGTTCATCTTCTCAAGGCAGGGTTGGTGGGATGGACCAGGATCATCTGTAAACCCTAAAAGGGCATGGAggaggacaaaaaaaaacaaaaccagaaacagGAGTCATCAGACTTCATTATCTTTGTGGTCAATCAAACCTCTACCTGTCCAGTGAGCACTATTGGCATTTATGTGGAAGTTAATACTCTGCTGTCAAGACCCTATAATGATGACCTGTACTGAATTATCCCCGAAACTTGTAGCATAGGTATCATCTCCTCTGgtagggaaaaaaattgaaacatgcTCACTGTAAATGACATAGCTCTAGGTGTTGCAAATCTCAGATTGAAGTCACTTACTCCCCAAGCATTTGCTACAGAAGAGATTAAGTTCATTCCAAGCTGCTattttcctctcccccacctcagcaCAAGAAACCCAGTATCTGCAAAGCAGAAACAAAGTGACATCCTATCTGAATTACTCTTCCTTGCCTGAAGTAAGTTTCATTGCACTAAAGCTCACACCTTGCAGACCCATGCACAACAGGGTGTAATTTACCAGTTGGCTGCAGTGTACAAAGGCTGGAATTTGTATGGTGGAATTGCAAGTGAGTGGAAGGAATGATCCAAATTTGCACATGTGCAGCTGGGTCTAATGCACCACATCCAAAATACGTCCGTTCATTTTTCACAACCTATCTGCAAAACCTGCCAACAGTTCAGCATCTATGTGACTTGGGTGAGAGGAGAAAACCACTATAAgcagaaattattttgaaaaaattggtttgttgtACAGTAGAGCATCCCTAATTTACACACAACTGGGACCTCTAGCGAATCAGCAAGTAagtga encodes:
- the LOC116825456 gene encoding uncharacterized protein LOC116825456, with translation MMAEDSPKRRKANFNEAETEVLIEQVLKHEQLLFAAGPGRASPGQKRRVWELIRHKVNPVAACPRDVEDLKKRWRDLKRRDRSKLCRLSQGCGPAGPPGGLGLLLCAEEMPQLAPQPDHHRAYGSALGPAEAVPIVGGIDTLDLPGASVVDIGFTDDPGPSHQPCLEKMNLKEEIVVKVVEPEESSEDMAVVPPSQEQLPFLGTAGGGLSGKVKAKTKGRSQTDQNEITEEDLMQIQQNQMQVIQSGFDSVNHNLRLLQQGMQDLSNSLSIMAHTLVAIKNVYVKNNTGPTTYATTSTQTTAGYLSPGSPQISPAEDRGRAQVAGSSSRSSSCSSSSMSQEPGPSEFPRPPLRTIKKEHPNGCYYFCFADV